TGAAAATGTCCCTTATATCATAGGAATAGCAAAAGCCTGTGAAATTATAAAAGATCAGCTGCAAGAGGATTCGGAAAAAATTGGGTATTTAAGAGACCTTTTTGAAAAAAGAGTATTGGAGGAAATCCCGGATACTTATGTGAACGGAGCCAGAGATAAACGGATTTGCAGTATTTCCAATATTACTTTTAAGTATATAGAGGGCGAAGCACTCATGGTTTACGCTTCCGAAATCGATTGTTCGACAGGTTCAGCCTGTACTTCGGACAGCGTTGATGCTTCACATGTACTTTATGCTATAAATGCTGATCCGGTAGATATGCACGGTGCTCTGAGATTCAGTTTCGGCAGGTTTAATAATGAAGAGGAAGTGAACAGGGCAGTTGATATTTTAAAGGAAAATGTTAAAAAACTGCGTCAAATGTCACCACTGATGTCTAACGAATAATCCATCGGGGGGATTGTGGGCAAAACGGAACTGAAAGAACTGGAAGAATTGTGTCATAAACTGGGAATAAAAATCAGATACGAAAAAACCAATGCCAGAGGCGGCTTATGCCGTGTAAACGGTGAAAATATAATTATTATTGATAAAAAGTCTTCTGACTACTACAAACAAACAGTTATCGGTAAAGCTGTTAAATCTTTTGATTTAAGCAATATTCATATAAAACCCAAAATCCGTGAATTAATTGAGGACATTGTATAGACAATAATGAAAACGACTAAAATTCATGAATTTTATTCCCTTCTGGAAGATTATTACTTTTCTCAAAAGCCCCCTTCTGTAACACAAATTTCAGACAGATGTAAAAGGGATCCCTTCAGAGTTTTGATAAGTACAATTATATCTCTGCGAACAAAGGATTCTGTAACACTTAAAGCCTCAGAGAGTCTGTTTGAACTTTCATCCGAACCTGAAAAAATGATGAACCTTGCTGAGGAAGAAATCATTAATGCCATTTATCCGGCCGGTTTTTACAGAAGAAAAGCTGTTACAATAAAAGCTGTTTGTAAGGATATAGTTGAAAGGTTTGATGGAAAAGTTCCCGCTGATCTGGATGAACTGCTGAGTCTTAAAGGTGTGGGCAGAAAAACTGCTAATCTTGTGTTGGTAGAAGGATTTGGCATGGATGCCGTGTGTGTCGATACCCATGTGCACCGTATATGCAACAGAGCCGGTTTTGTTAAAACCAAAACACCCGATGAGACAGAAATGCGTTTAAGGGAAATCCTTCCTGTAAAATATTGGAAAAAGTGGAATGAAATGCTTGTATCATATGGTCAGAATGTCTGCAAGCCCAGAGGCCCCCTCTGTTCATCTTGCAAATTGTTTCATTTATGTGATAAAGTTGGAGTAAAAATAAAAGGAGACAGCCATGAAACACCAGATAGATGATGTGGATGTACAAATTCTTAATATGCTTATCGATAACGGGCGTATGTCTTATGCGGATATTGCAAAGAAAGTAGGGATGAAATCTCCTTCTGTTATTGAAAGGATAAAGAGACTTGAGTCCGAAGGTATTCTCAAAGGATACACAGCGGAGATAAGCTATAAAAAGCTCGGCTATGATATCGTTGCTTTTATCGGCGTTTCTGTTGATAATGCCCAGCATATAGCCGATTTTGAAGAAAACATGCAGCATTTCCATGATGATATAGTTGAGTGTCATCACGTCACAGGTGATTTTACAATGCTTTTGAAGGTTGTCACAAAAAATACATCCACACTCTCCGAGCTAATAAAAAAGATACGAAATATTCCCGGGGTACAGAAAACGAACACAATTCTTGTGTTTTCATCATTGCTCAATAAAAAACGTACCGTATAGTTTTCTATATGGCAGTTTCAGTTGTAATCCCTGTTTATAACAGAGCCTCATCTATTAAGGACGCTGTTGAAAGTGTTTTTCTGCAAAAGTATCCGGATATTGAAATAATCGTTGTTGATGACGGCTCCGATGAAAAAGTGAACAAAAATCTAAGACCGTATATGTCAAGGATTAAATATATAAGAGCGGAAAATAACCGTGGAGTCAGTGCCGCAAGAAATCTTGGTATAGACAGAGCAAGCGGCGATTACATTGCGTTTCTGGATTCGGATGATTTGTGGCTGCCAGGGAAACTTGAAGAGCAGATTAAACTTATGGAAAAGGAAAAAACCAAAGTCTGCCATACGGATGAATTTTGGTATAAAAAAGATAGGTTTGTAAATCAGGGCACCCGTCATGAAAAATACGGCGGATGGATTTTTCCACTCATTCTGGATATATGCAGGATATCACCTTCTTCAATAATTATGCACAAAACTGTTGTTGAAAAATTGGGTAAATTTGATGAAAATCTTCCTGTATGTGAAGATTATGATTTTTGGCTAAGAGTAGCGTCAAGGTTTGAGATTTCCTATCTTCCCGTCAAGTTTGTTGTGAAAAGAGCGTATCTGAATGATCAGCTCAGTTTGAACGTACCTTATTTGGAATACTACAGGCTTTTGTCTCTTATCAAGTTTGTCAAAAAGAATTGCCGGCTTTCTAATCCCTATCTGAAAGCGGCATATTCGGAAATTGGGCGTAAATACAATATTGTCAAAAAAGGTATTGATAAATATCAGTGAGCTTTAAACAGCAGTTTTCTGTGGAAAATGTATTTTACTGTTTCGTAACAAAATAAAAAATAAATATTCTAATTGAACTTTACTGTTGATATTTCGCCTGCTTTGAGTTTATTATAAAAGCTGTGAAAACTATTAGTGTCATTGGACAAGCACGTTGCGATTTTGATTTGGCCGATGTGGCTGAAAAAGCCGGAGAGATTATCGGAAACTTCGGTTTTGTCCTTGTTACCGGCGGATTATCGGGAGTAATGGAATTTGCCAGTAAAGGTGCAAAAAAAGCGGGTGGCACAACGGTGGGGATTTTGCCGGGATATGATAGGAATGAAGCAAATAAATATGTAGACATAGCTGTTCCAACCGGCTTAAATCATGCCAGGAATGTTGTTGTGGTTTCCAGCGGAGACTTTATTGTTTCTATAGGGGGCGGTTCCGGTACAATGAGTGAAATTTCAATAGCGTTCAAATTAGGAAAAGATATTATCAGTTATCATTCGCCAATTGAGCATCAGCTTAATTTTTCCGGAGTAGAAGCTTTCTTTTCTCATTTAAAGGGAACTCTGGAGCACATATGAGTGAAGATTTTTACGATGAGGTTATAAACGAAAAGGATAAGGAAGAAATTCAGGAAGAGGCTGAGGAGAAAAAAAGTTCCAAAGAGCTTCCCGGCTTTGAGATGGAAGTATTCAGAATCTATTTGAACGAAGTTTCCAAATACCCGGTTTTATCGAGGGCTGAAGAGAAAAGAACGGCTGAAGCAGCCCAGAATGGTGACGAAACAGCAAAAGAATTTATGATCAAGTGTAATCTGCGTCTTGTCATATCTATTGCAAAAAAATACATTAACCGCGGAATGAGTCTCACAGATCTTGTTGAAGAAGGCAATATCGGTCTTATCAAAGCTGTGGAAAAATTTGACCACACAAAAGGTTTTAAATTCAGCACCTATGCCACATGGTGGATCAGACAGGCAATGGAGCGCTCACTTATTAATCAGTGCCGAATGGTCAGAATCCCTGTGCATATGACCGAAAACATTAACAAGGTTCTTAAAACCCAGTCCGAACTGCAGAGAAAACTCAGCAGAGAGCCAACCACTCTTGAATTGTCCACAGCTTGTAAAATGCCCCTTTCAACCCTTAAAAAAGTTTATGATGCCATGAAGCAGGATACCTCCCTTGATTCGCCGATAGGAGAAGATGAGAACGGTTCATTGCATGAGCTTATAAGCGATGACGAACAGTCTGTTGACCCATATGTTATCATTGAGAATATGAGTAAGAAGTCACTGATTATGAGATGGCTGGATTGTCTTAATGAAACGGAGAAGCATATTATTATCAAAAGATACGGTCTTGACGAAAGTGAACCGGAAACACTCGAAACAATAGGAAACTCTCTCGGGATCACCAGAGAAAGGGTGAGACAGATAGAAAAGAGGGTGCTTGGCAAGTTAAAAAACCTTATATCTACTAAAAATATAGATGTAGAGGAAATATTATGAGTTGTTCTAATGTACCCTATTCTGAGCTGGAAAACAGGCTGATCAGATTTAGAAGCAATATGGATAGACTCAATCCGGATTGGCAAATATGTGCGGTATTTAGTAAGATTAATCAGTTTTATTTTACAGGTACCATGCAGAATGGTGTATTGATAATTCCGAGAGATTCGGAAGCTGTTTTTTTTGTCAGAAAAAGCTATCACAGGGCATTGGATGAATCGGAGTTTCCTCATATTGTGCCTTTTAAAAGTTTTCGTGAAGTTGCCTCCAAAATCAATACTGATAAAAACGTTGTGTATGTGGAGAAAGAATCACTCCCTATAGCGCATTTTGAAAGGTTTAATAAGCATTTGGGATTCAGAGATACGGCTTCACTGGATGTCGCCCTCTACAAAACAAGGGTTCTCAAGAGCGATTTTGAAGTGGATTTGATAAAGAAAGCCGGTAAAATCCATTACAATGCAATGGAGAAAAAAGCCCCTGCTCTTTTGTCTGAAGGTATATCTGAAGCTGAATTTGGTTCTGATTTGATCAGAGAAATGATCAGGCTCGGTCATCATGGTGTTACAAGATTGGGCACCTACAATGCAGAACTCTATCTGGGTAATATTTCTTTTGGTGACAGCGGTAATTATTATAACTCTTTTGACGGTCCCGCAGGTCTGAGAGGCTTTTCTCCGGCTGTTCCGCTATTGGGCAGTTTTGAGAAGAAGCTGCAGAAAAACAGTGTGGCCCTGGCTGATACGGGGTGCTGCTATTGCGGATATTATACTGATAAAACCACCATATACTCATTGGGTAAAATACCGGATAAAGCCTATGATTATCATAAAAAATGTGTGGAAATTCAGGACAAAACAGCCGAACTGTTAAAGCCGGGGGAAACCGTTGGTTCTGTATATGAAAAGATTACGAAAATGATAGATGGTGATTTTGATGAAGATTTCATGGGTTTTGGTCCGAATAAGGTCAAGTTTCTGGGGCACGGTATTGGGCTTGTGATTGATGAGTATCCTGCCATTGCAAAAGGGTTTAATGAAGAAATACGTGAAAATATGGTTTTTGCTATTGAGCCTAAAAAAGGCATTAAAGATTTCGGCATGGTCGGAATAGAAAATACGTTCCTTATCACCGATAAAGGCGGTCTTTCTCTGACAGGCGATAAGGATGAAATAATAAAGGTTGATTAGCGGCGGAAGGGTGTAGATGATGAAAAGTGTTTTAATAAATGCAAGCCCCAGAACGGATGGCAATTCATCTTTTGTGATAGATTCTTTAAAGGAAGCTTTTCCGGGCGACGTTAAAACAATTAGGATAAATGAACTGAACTTTGCCGGCTGCCAGGGATGTAAAAAATGCAGGCAGCTGGATGATTTTTGTGTTTTGAATGATGACATGAATGATTTTTACACCGACATGGCAGATGCCGATATCATTACGGTGGTTTCACCCAATTACTACGGTTTCATAACGGGCCAGCTGAAGCTGTTTATGGACAGATGGTATTGTATGAAGGATAAAAGAGGCATCTCCAGATTTAAAGAGAATGCCAAAGTGTTTTTTGTGTTGACCCAAGGCTCCCCTGACAGAAATCACGGAGAAAATGCAAACAAATGGATGAAACGTGTTTCTGAAGCCTTCGGTATGAAGTATTTCAGCTATATTATCCCAGGCTGCAATGCTGATACGAGAGACATGGTAAAAATGAAAATTTCCGACATAAAAATGCACCTGAAAATGATTCAGTAGGGCATTCCATGATAAGACCGATAATATATGATAATAATATTTTAAAACTGCTCGATCAGCGAAAGCTCCCCTCTGAGCAAATTTATTGTGAATGCTCGGATTTAGATAGCATTGTCGAGGCTATCATATCTATGAAAGTACGCGGGGCACCTGCTATCGGTGTCGCTGCTGCGTTCGGTTTTTATTTCGGAATAAAGGACGGCTTGAGTGCTGATAAGGTTTACAGTAAGCTGTTTGATACCAGGCCCACCGCAGTGAATCTTAAATGGGGTCTTGACAGGATGAAAGAATCTTTTGAGAAATATGGAGAAAATTATCTTGAAAAAACGGCAATAGAAATTTTTGATGAAGATGTTAAAACTAATAAAAAATTAAGCTCCCATGGGGCATCGCTTTTTAAAGACGGGGAAAATGTATTGACTCACTGCAATGCCGGTGCTCTTGCTACAGCAGGTTATGGTACTGCACTAGGGGTTATAAGGAGTGTTTTTTATAAAACGAAAAATATTCATGTATATGTGGATGAAACACGTCCTTTTTTTCAGGGAAGCAGGCTTACATCTTTTGAGTTGCACGAGGAAGGTATTGAGCATACAGTGATTTGTGATAATATGGCGGGCTTTCTTATGAACAGAGGGATGGTTGACAAAGTGATTGTGGGAGCCGACCGTATTGCTTGCAACGGTGATGCCGCAAACAAAATAGGGACATACCAGCTTGCTGTCTTATCTGATTATCACAATATCCCTTTTTATATTGCTGCACCGGTTTCCTCCATTGATTTTTCCTTAAAAAGAGGAGAGGAAATACCCATTGAGTACAGAGACGTAAATGAAGTGGCTTATTGCGGGGAGAGCAGAATTGTTCCTGAGGGCATTAATATTTTGAATCCTGCTTTTGATGTTACTCCGCATAATCTGATTACGGCTTTTATTACTGAAAAAGGTGTTTTTCAGTCTGAAGATATAAAAAATATTCAGAGGAGGTAGTTATGGGTGTCAGCTACAGAGAACTCGGTCTTGTCAATACCAGAGGGATGTTCGCCAAAGCTTTCAAAGGCGGATACGCTGTTCCTGCGTATAATTTTAATAATCTGGAACAGCTTCAGGCTATTATCCAGGCATGTGTTGAAACGAATTCGCCTGTTATTCTGCAGGTTTCGAAAGGTGCAAGGGAGTATGCAAATGCCACGATGTTAAGATATATGGCGATGGGAGCCACTGAACTTGCCAAAGAGCTTGGCGGTGATATTCCCATTGCTTTACATCTTGACCACGGCGGTGATTTTGACATTTGTAAGTCCTGCGTGGACAACGGTTTTTCATCTGTCATGATAGACGGTTCTCATCTGAGTTTTGAAGAAAATGTTGAGCTCACCAAGCGTGTTGTGGATTATGCTCATCAGTACGAAGTTACTGTTGAAGGGGAATTAGGTGTTTTGGCCGGCATTGAGGACGATGTTTCTGCTGAAAAATCCCACTACACTAACCCTGAAGAGGTGGAAGATTTCGTTAATCGCACAGGTGTGGATTCTTTGGCAATTTCCATTGGTACTTCCCACGGCGCGTACAAGTTTAAGGTAGCCCCGGGTGAATCGGTTCCCCCTTTGAGATTTGATATCCTGGAAGAAGTGGAAAACCGGCTTCCCGGATTTCCCATTGTATTGCACGGTGCCTCCTCTGTAATGCAGGAATATGTTGATATTATTAATAAGTATGGCGGTAATCTCGAGGGCACTGCAGGCGTACCCGAAGACCAGTTGAGAAAAGCGGCAAAAAGTGCAGTGTGCAAAGTGAATATTGACAGCGATGGTCGATTGGCCTTTACGGCAAAGGTCAGGGAATTTTTATATAATAACCCTGAAGTGTTTGATCCGAGAAAATATCTAAAGCCGGCAAGAAATGCACTGATTGATATGTACAAACATAAAAATATAAATGTTCTTGGCAGTGCGGAAAAGGCTTGAGAAAGCAGCAATAAAGGATTGAAAAAAAAGTAAAAAGGAATATTTTATATTTTCCAAAGCTTTTTCCTAAAAAGTATTTGACAAAGGTGTATAGATATACTATAAGTTTCATCCGCTGCAAGGGAGCTTGAAACAGAGAGCGGGATGTAAAGGATCCAGCAAAGCTATCTGAAATAGATTAATCGCGAGTAGGATATGTTGCGTTTTTGTTGTGTGTGTTTTTTTGCAGTAATTGAGAGAGCAAAGAATATTTGATATAGCAGTTAAGATGTTTGATAACAGAATAGGTCGGTCTGTGATGAG
The nucleotide sequence above comes from Flexistipes sp.. Encoded proteins:
- the mtnA gene encoding S-methyl-5-thioribose-1-phosphate isomerase, which produces MIRPIIYDNNILKLLDQRKLPSEQIYCECSDLDSIVEAIISMKVRGAPAIGVAAAFGFYFGIKDGLSADKVYSKLFDTRPTAVNLKWGLDRMKESFEKYGENYLEKTAIEIFDEDVKTNKKLSSHGASLFKDGENVLTHCNAGALATAGYGTALGVIRSVFYKTKNIHVYVDETRPFFQGSRLTSFELHEEGIEHTVICDNMAGFLMNRGMVDKVIVGADRIACNGDAANKIGTYQLAVLSDYHNIPFYIAAPVSSIDFSLKRGEEIPIEYRDVNEVAYCGESRIVPEGINILNPAFDVTPHNLITAFITEKGVFQSEDIKNIQRR
- a CDS encoding class II fructose-bisphosphate aldolase, whose amino-acid sequence is MGVSYRELGLVNTRGMFAKAFKGGYAVPAYNFNNLEQLQAIIQACVETNSPVILQVSKGAREYANATMLRYMAMGATELAKELGGDIPIALHLDHGGDFDICKSCVDNGFSSVMIDGSHLSFEENVELTKRVVDYAHQYEVTVEGELGVLAGIEDDVSAEKSHYTNPEEVEDFVNRTGVDSLAISIGTSHGAYKFKVAPGESVPPLRFDILEEVENRLPGFPIVLHGASSVMQEYVDIINKYGGNLEGTAGVPEDQLRKAAKSAVCKVNIDSDGRLAFTAKVREFLYNNPEVFDPRKYLKPARNALIDMYKHKNINVLGSAEKA
- a CDS encoding M24 family metallopeptidase, with product MSCSNVPYSELENRLIRFRSNMDRLNPDWQICAVFSKINQFYFTGTMQNGVLIIPRDSEAVFFVRKSYHRALDESEFPHIVPFKSFREVASKINTDKNVVYVEKESLPIAHFERFNKHLGFRDTASLDVALYKTRVLKSDFEVDLIKKAGKIHYNAMEKKAPALLSEGISEAEFGSDLIREMIRLGHHGVTRLGTYNAELYLGNISFGDSGNYYNSFDGPAGLRGFSPAVPLLGSFEKKLQKNSVALADTGCCYCGYYTDKTTIYSLGKIPDKAYDYHKKCVEIQDKTAELLKPGETVGSVYEKITKMIDGDFDEDFMGFGPNKVKFLGHGIGLVIDEYPAIAKGFNEEIRENMVFAIEPKKGIKDFGMVGIENTFLITDKGGLSLTGDKDEIIKVD
- a CDS encoding endonuclease III domain-containing protein; translated protein: MKTTKIHEFYSLLEDYYFSQKPPSVTQISDRCKRDPFRVLISTIISLRTKDSVTLKASESLFELSSEPEKMMNLAEEEIINAIYPAGFYRRKAVTIKAVCKDIVERFDGKVPADLDELLSLKGVGRKTANLVLVEGFGMDAVCVDTHVHRICNRAGFVKTKTPDETEMRLREILPVKYWKKWNEMLVSYGQNVCKPRGPLCSSCKLFHLCDKVGVKIKGDSHETPDR
- a CDS encoding Lrp/AsnC family transcriptional regulator, whose product is MKHQIDDVDVQILNMLIDNGRMSYADIAKKVGMKSPSVIERIKRLESEGILKGYTAEISYKKLGYDIVAFIGVSVDNAQHIADFEENMQHFHDDIVECHHVTGDFTMLLKVVTKNTSTLSELIKKIRNIPGVQKTNTILVFSSLLNKKRTV
- a CDS encoding glycosyltransferase family 2 protein, which encodes MAVSVVIPVYNRASSIKDAVESVFLQKYPDIEIIVVDDGSDEKVNKNLRPYMSRIKYIRAENNRGVSAARNLGIDRASGDYIAFLDSDDLWLPGKLEEQIKLMEKEKTKVCHTDEFWYKKDRFVNQGTRHEKYGGWIFPLILDICRISPSSIIMHKTVVEKLGKFDENLPVCEDYDFWLRVASRFEISYLPVKFVVKRAYLNDQLSLNVPYLEYYRLLSLIKFVKKNCRLSNPYLKAAYSEIGRKYNIVKKGIDKYQ
- a CDS encoding sigma-70 family RNA polymerase sigma factor gives rise to the protein MSEDFYDEVINEKDKEEIQEEAEEKKSSKELPGFEMEVFRIYLNEVSKYPVLSRAEEKRTAEAAQNGDETAKEFMIKCNLRLVISIAKKYINRGMSLTDLVEEGNIGLIKAVEKFDHTKGFKFSTYATWWIRQAMERSLINQCRMVRIPVHMTENINKVLKTQSELQRKLSREPTTLELSTACKMPLSTLKKVYDAMKQDTSLDSPIGEDENGSLHELISDDEQSVDPYVIIENMSKKSLIMRWLDCLNETEKHIIIKRYGLDESEPETLETIGNSLGITRERVRQIEKRVLGKLKNLISTKNIDVEEIL
- a CDS encoding flavodoxin family protein, which gives rise to MMKSVLINASPRTDGNSSFVIDSLKEAFPGDVKTIRINELNFAGCQGCKKCRQLDDFCVLNDDMNDFYTDMADADIITVVSPNYYGFITGQLKLFMDRWYCMKDKRGISRFKENAKVFFVLTQGSPDRNHGENANKWMKRVSEAFGMKYFSYIIPGCNADTRDMVKMKISDIKMHLKMIQ
- a CDS encoding TIGR00725 family protein; translation: MKTISVIGQARCDFDLADVAEKAGEIIGNFGFVLVTGGLSGVMEFASKGAKKAGGTTVGILPGYDRNEANKYVDIAVPTGLNHARNVVVVSSGDFIVSIGGGSGTMSEISIAFKLGKDIISYHSPIEHQLNFSGVEAFFSHLKGTLEHI